The Vibrio echinoideorum genome includes a region encoding these proteins:
- a CDS encoding MBL fold metallo-hydrolase: MKLPLKALAIALGLTLGANCHAIELKPVDTDFTLQILGSGGPISDDLRASSGEIVWWKGKSRIMIDAGGGVYLRFGQAGAKLEDLDFMGITHFHTDHVNDVPAILKGGYFFDRENPLDISGPTAGSVFPSLTGYFKANFDPQDGAYAYLSGLYDGTDGLFPINLQDVDHQSKEPTVVYEKDGLKITALGIPHGDVPCLAYRIESEEGVMVISADQNGSNSAFLDFARGADIMMMPMAIHEQADGVSSFMHAKPSVIGEIVKEINPKMLVLNHWMGLGLKRKSESIKIVREYYDGPIMSGRDLASFPMSAVKEK, encoded by the coding sequence ATGAAACTGCCTTTAAAAGCTCTAGCAATAGCTCTTGGACTGACCTTGGGCGCCAACTGCCACGCGATTGAACTCAAGCCTGTCGATACTGATTTTACATTACAGATCCTTGGATCCGGTGGCCCTATTTCGGATGACCTACGTGCATCATCCGGTGAAATCGTATGGTGGAAAGGGAAATCACGAATCATGATTGATGCCGGTGGTGGTGTGTACTTACGTTTTGGTCAAGCCGGTGCAAAACTTGAAGACTTAGATTTCATGGGCATCACACACTTCCATACTGATCACGTTAATGATGTCCCCGCCATTCTCAAAGGTGGTTACTTCTTTGACCGCGAAAATCCACTAGATATTTCGGGGCCAACGGCAGGCTCTGTATTCCCAAGCTTAACAGGTTACTTCAAAGCGAACTTCGACCCACAAGATGGCGCTTATGCGTATTTAAGTGGTTTATACGATGGCACAGATGGCCTATTCCCTATCAATCTGCAAGATGTTGATCATCAATCAAAAGAGCCAACGGTTGTTTACGAAAAAGATGGCTTGAAGATCACTGCTCTGGGTATCCCTCATGGTGATGTGCCTTGTCTCGCTTACCGAATCGAAAGTGAAGAAGGCGTGATGGTGATTTCAGCGGACCAGAATGGCAGCAACTCTGCGTTTTTAGACTTCGCTCGTGGTGCCGACATCATGATGATGCCAATGGCAATTCATGAACAAGCCGATGGCGTCTCTTCATTCATGCACGCTAAGCCTTCTGTGATTGGCGAAATTGTTAAAGAGATCAATCCAAAGATGTTGGTGCTTAATCACTGGATGGGTTTAGGCCTTAAACGTAAATCCGAATCCATCAAAATCGTACGCGAATATTACGACGGACCAATCATGTCTGGTCGTGACTTAGCAAGCTTCCCTATGTCAGCTGTAAAGGAGAAATAA
- a CDS encoding DUF692 domain-containing protein: MRTIQNTDKGIGLRSEHIELLARSPKHPDIDFLELAPENWMSLGGLKREQLQDIAKQYPLVAHGLSLSIGDCQPLNTKFVRQVGQFLDDLKIQVYSEHLSFSRDNQGYLYELLPVPRRAENIDYLADRIKQVQDIIQRPLVMENISYYHNYGDEMPEGEFIAEIAKRSGCELLVDINNLYVNSQNHHFDAAEMLKALPSDAIRYYHIAGHLVETDRAVEGNKSLLDTHGMEVQPAVVDLARYTFSLHGSKPLLLERDNNVPPLVVLTEELRTVHSQVLDAGVVHCPMNQELVYA, from the coding sequence GTGCGAACCATTCAGAATACAGACAAAGGCATTGGGCTACGCAGTGAGCATATTGAACTGCTCGCTCGTTCCCCAAAGCACCCTGATATTGATTTTCTGGAGTTAGCTCCCGAGAACTGGATGAGCTTAGGTGGTCTTAAGCGCGAACAGCTACAGGATATAGCGAAGCAATACCCTTTAGTTGCCCACGGTTTAAGTTTATCTATTGGAGATTGCCAACCGCTTAATACGAAGTTTGTACGTCAGGTTGGTCAGTTTCTCGATGATCTAAAGATCCAAGTGTATAGCGAACACTTGAGCTTTTCTCGTGACAACCAGGGGTATCTGTATGAACTGTTACCTGTGCCACGTCGCGCAGAAAACATCGATTATTTGGCAGATAGAATCAAGCAAGTTCAGGACATCATTCAACGTCCTTTAGTGATGGAGAACATCTCTTATTACCACAATTATGGAGATGAGATGCCTGAGGGTGAGTTTATCGCTGAAATAGCAAAGCGCAGCGGTTGTGAGTTGTTGGTCGATATCAACAACCTGTACGTGAATAGCCAAAACCATCACTTTGATGCGGCTGAAATGCTTAAGGCTTTACCGAGCGATGCTATTCGCTACTACCACATTGCTGGGCATTTAGTTGAGACTGACAGAGCGGTTGAAGGTAACAAGTCGTTACTTGATACCCACGGGATGGAAGTACAACCAGCGGTTGTCGATTTGGCGCGTTACACCTTCTCTCTTCATGGCAGCAAACCGTTATTGCTAGAAAGAGACAACAACGTACCGCCTTTGGTCGTACTGACTGAGGAATTGCGAACGGTGCACAGTCAGGTTCTAGACGCAGGTGTTGTTCATTGCCCAATGAATCAGGAGTTGGTTTATGCATAA
- a CDS encoding HvfC family peptide modification chaperone: MHNPPSMMITQTQALSALIRLPLEENSQCRYSEFIRDNVFGVLNNTFPLFCQQIEQSQLLILVDEFVVVHYASEPEFHHIATEFVSFVQRRTQPMGMSSLGDLSTLSASHELTADQLAVLEYEWCAFCVEIDASKQVLPMSWRGDLRADEHQLKLGLLVNSTMKLVQVPFLVHGESLTFLTRRRYPIYYAIYRDSDQRVNTIKLREIDVAIIQIIQQQPNRSLADIKQIIAQQLARFEFINWVKHFSEIELIGAYSLGEKI; this comes from the coding sequence ATGCATAACCCTCCGAGCATGATGATCACTCAAACGCAGGCGTTAAGCGCATTGATACGTTTGCCACTCGAAGAAAACTCTCAGTGCCGATACAGCGAGTTTATTAGAGACAACGTGTTTGGTGTATTGAACAACACATTTCCGTTGTTTTGTCAGCAAATCGAACAAAGCCAATTATTGATATTGGTGGATGAGTTTGTGGTTGTGCATTACGCATCAGAACCGGAGTTTCACCACATTGCTACCGAGTTTGTCAGCTTTGTTCAACGTCGAACTCAACCAATGGGTATGTCTAGTCTGGGTGATTTGTCTACTTTGAGTGCGAGTCATGAGCTCACAGCCGACCAACTGGCGGTGTTGGAGTACGAATGGTGTGCTTTTTGCGTTGAGATTGACGCTTCAAAGCAAGTATTGCCGATGTCGTGGAGGGGTGACCTTCGTGCTGATGAACACCAGCTTAAATTGGGTTTGCTCGTCAACAGTACGATGAAGCTCGTGCAGGTGCCTTTCCTTGTTCATGGTGAGTCATTGACGTTTCTAACACGAAGGCGATACCCCATTTATTACGCGATTTATCGCGACTCTGACCAACGCGTCAACACGATAAAACTAAGAGAAATTGATGTTGCGATTATCCAAATAATCCAACAACAACCAAATCGTTCTTTAGCCGATATAAAACAAATAATTGCTCAACAATTGGCGAGATTCGAATTTATTAATTGGGTCAAACACTTCAGCGAGATTGAGCTGATTGGTGCTTACTCTTTAGGAGAAAAAATATGA
- a CDS encoding HvfX family Cu-binding RiPP maturation protein has product MIKSALNWYDAIVEKCKQYDYLVLLAVRLYLIPVIYVGARSKVLGFAGTVAWFGASAADGGLNLPFPELLAFLAAATEVLGCICIALGLFTRFISIPMIFMMSVASAMVHWKHGWDAIATGGMEATVRLNGFIEWLSVNFPGRYNYITELGDPVMLNNGMEFAGTYFVMLLVLLVYGGGRYVSADYWIRKQFSKKQDKALRW; this is encoded by the coding sequence ATGATTAAGTCAGCGCTCAACTGGTACGACGCAATTGTCGAAAAGTGCAAACAATACGATTATTTAGTGCTGCTGGCAGTACGTCTTTACTTAATTCCCGTTATTTATGTCGGTGCGCGATCTAAGGTACTTGGCTTTGCAGGAACCGTTGCGTGGTTTGGTGCTTCAGCTGCCGATGGTGGTCTAAACCTCCCTTTCCCTGAATTGCTGGCTTTTTTAGCTGCAGCTACTGAAGTACTAGGCTGCATTTGTATCGCGTTAGGTCTGTTTACTCGTTTTATCTCGATTCCTATGATTTTCATGATGAGTGTGGCCAGTGCCATGGTTCACTGGAAGCACGGTTGGGACGCGATTGCGACAGGCGGTATGGAAGCAACAGTTCGACTTAACGGCTTCATCGAGTGGCTTTCTGTTAACTTCCCAGGTCGTTACAACTACATCACAGAGCTTGGCGACCCGGTAATGCTGAACAACGGTATGGAATTCGCAGGAACTTACTTCGTGATGCTATTGGTGTTGCTTGTTTATGGTGGTGGTCGTTACGTCAGCGCCGATTACTGGATACGTAAACAGTTCTCTAAAAAGCAAGATAAAGCACTTCGTTGGTAA
- a CDS encoding cytochrome ubiquinol oxidase subunit I, protein MLTDVVDLSRFQFASTALYHFIFVPLTIGLSFLLAVMESLYVMTNKTIYKDMTKFWGKLFGINFAIGVATGLTMEFQFGTNWAYYSHYVGDIFGAPLAIEALIAFFLESTLVGLFFFGWDRLSKRQHLSITWLTALGSNFSGLWILMANGWMQNPVGAEFNFETMRMEMTDFVEVIFNPVTQVKFVHTVSAGYTTGALFIMGISAYYMLKGRDLPFARRSFAVASAFGMAAILSTLMLGDESGYELGDVQKVKLAAIEAEWHTEEAPASFTLFGFPNQETMETDYAIKIPYVMGIIATRSLDTPVIGIHDLLAKNEDRVRNGILAYGLLEKLRSGDKSQKNIDEFETVKHDLGYGLLVKKYSDNVVDATEQQIKQAAKDTIPTVAPLFWSFRIMVVCGVLIFAIIGLSFVQICRRKIGTSPWLLRATICAIPLPWIACEAGWFVAEYGRQPWSIGEILPVNMAVSNLPVESLWISIGLVYLFYTFFLIVEMYLMVKFAKLGPSALKTGRYHHEQPTCSNPMVGISSTPTQLNQSVDLH, encoded by the coding sequence ATGCTTACAGATGTCGTTGATCTGTCGCGGTTTCAATTCGCAAGTACCGCTCTTTATCATTTTATATTCGTTCCCCTAACTATAGGTCTCTCCTTCTTACTCGCAGTGATGGAATCGCTGTATGTTATGACCAACAAAACCATCTACAAGGACATGACCAAGTTTTGGGGAAAGTTGTTTGGTATTAACTTCGCTATTGGTGTTGCAACGGGCTTAACTATGGAGTTCCAGTTTGGTACTAACTGGGCTTACTATTCTCACTATGTGGGCGACATATTCGGTGCTCCACTTGCTATCGAAGCATTGATAGCGTTCTTTTTGGAATCGACTTTAGTGGGGCTGTTCTTCTTTGGCTGGGACAGGCTTTCTAAACGTCAGCATTTGTCGATCACTTGGTTAACCGCCCTAGGTTCAAACTTCTCTGGTTTATGGATTTTGATGGCAAACGGTTGGATGCAAAATCCTGTTGGTGCGGAGTTTAACTTTGAAACCATGCGTATGGAGATGACTGACTTTGTCGAAGTTATCTTTAACCCAGTAACACAAGTGAAGTTTGTTCATACCGTTTCAGCAGGTTACACCACTGGCGCATTGTTTATTATGGGGATCAGCGCTTATTACATGCTGAAAGGTCGCGACCTACCATTCGCTCGCCGCTCTTTTGCTGTTGCTAGTGCATTTGGGATGGCCGCTATTTTATCAACCTTAATGCTTGGCGATGAATCTGGTTATGAATTGGGTGATGTACAAAAAGTAAAATTAGCGGCGATTGAAGCTGAGTGGCACACCGAAGAAGCCCCGGCTTCTTTCACGCTGTTTGGTTTCCCGAATCAAGAGACTATGGAAACGGACTATGCGATTAAAATCCCATACGTGATGGGTATTATCGCAACGCGTTCTTTGGATACACCAGTAATCGGTATTCATGATTTATTGGCAAAAAATGAAGATCGTGTGCGAAACGGTATCTTAGCTTATGGGCTGTTAGAGAAGCTCCGTTCTGGTGATAAGTCACAGAAAAATATCGATGAGTTTGAAACGGTTAAGCATGATTTGGGTTATGGGCTGTTAGTTAAGAAATACAGTGACAACGTTGTAGATGCGACAGAACAACAGATCAAACAAGCGGCTAAAGATACTATCCCAACGGTTGCACCACTGTTTTGGAGCTTCCGTATTATGGTCGTGTGCGGTGTATTGATATTCGCAATCATCGGGCTTTCTTTTGTCCAAATTTGCCGTCGTAAAATTGGTACCAGCCCTTGGTTACTGAGAGCAACAATATGTGCGATTCCACTGCCTTGGATCGCGTGTGAAGCAGGATGGTTTGTCGCTGAATATGGACGCCAACCTTGGTCAATTGGTGAGATCCTTCCCGTAAATATGGCGGTCTCTAACCTACCCGTTGAAAGCCTGTGGATTTCAATTGGCCTAGTGTATCTGTTCTATACATTCTTCTTGATCGTCGAAATGTACTTAATGGTTAAGTTTGCGAAGCTGGGACCAAGCGCCTTGAAAACAGGCAGGTATCACCATGAACAGCCAACTTGCAGTAATCCAATGGTCGGCATTTCATCTACACCAACACAACTAAACCAATCAGTCGATCTTCATTAA
- the cydB gene encoding cytochrome d ubiquinol oxidase subunit II, with protein sequence MFDYENLRLFTWAIIGVLLIGFIITDGFDMGVAALLPVLGKSDVDRRVMINSIAPHWDGNQVWLVTAGGAIFAIWPSIYAAAFSGFYLAMILVLAALWLRPLGMDYRSKIDDPRWKQACDVALVVSGFIPPVIFGVGFGNLMLGVPFEFNEFLMMSYQGGFWDLLTPFPLLCGLVSLAMVVTQGAAFLQMKTTGDLKLRAQSIIVCMACITAALFVIGGLFASSLPGYLITSPIVTDSVSNPLLKHVMKFDDLLLHNYENYPVLWGIPALGIIGMLSCAVMTRLNRAGLAFASSSLSIASIITTAGVALFPMIMPSSLMPSHSLTLWDGTSSELTLSIISVVAVIVVPIILGYTIWCYYKMFGRLDSQYIHDNSSSLY encoded by the coding sequence ATGTTTGATTACGAAAATCTACGCCTGTTCACATGGGCAATTATCGGTGTGTTGTTAATCGGCTTCATTATTACCGACGGTTTCGACATGGGTGTGGCTGCATTACTTCCCGTTCTTGGAAAGTCCGATGTAGACAGACGAGTGATGATTAATTCTATCGCACCTCATTGGGATGGAAATCAAGTCTGGCTGGTGACCGCTGGCGGTGCCATTTTTGCAATTTGGCCTTCAATCTATGCCGCGGCATTTTCAGGATTTTACCTCGCGATGATCTTGGTATTAGCCGCATTATGGTTACGACCGCTTGGCATGGACTATCGTTCTAAAATCGATGACCCCAGATGGAAACAGGCTTGTGATGTCGCATTAGTCGTCAGTGGCTTCATTCCTCCTGTTATCTTTGGTGTCGGCTTCGGTAACTTAATGCTTGGCGTGCCATTTGAATTCAATGAATTTCTGATGATGTCTTACCAAGGTGGCTTTTGGGATCTATTAACGCCATTTCCTCTACTGTGTGGTTTGGTGAGTTTAGCGATGGTCGTAACACAAGGTGCGGCATTCCTTCAGATGAAAACGACGGGTGACCTTAAGTTACGAGCACAAAGCATTATTGTGTGTATGGCGTGCATCACAGCTGCGTTGTTTGTGATTGGTGGTTTGTTCGCAAGCTCGTTGCCGGGTTATTTGATTACCAGTCCTATTGTGACTGACTCAGTTTCAAACCCATTACTGAAACATGTCATGAAGTTTGATGACTTACTACTACATAACTACGAAAACTATCCGGTACTTTGGGGGATTCCGGCTCTAGGTATCATCGGAATGCTGAGTTGTGCCGTGATGACTCGACTTAACCGCGCTGGTTTGGCCTTCGCTTCTTCGAGCTTATCGATAGCAAGCATCATAACGACAGCGGGCGTTGCCCTATTCCCAATGATCATGCCATCTAGCTTGATGCCATCGCATAGTTTAACGCTATGGGACGGAACATCGAGTGAGTTAACACTGAGTATTATCTCAGTTGTGGCAGTTATCGTGGTGCCAATTATTTTGGGTTACACAATCTGGTGTTACTACAAAATGTTCGGTCGATTAGATAGCCAATACATTCACGATAACAGCTCGTCACTGTATTAA
- the cydX gene encoding cytochrome bd-I oxidase subunit CydX encodes MWYLCWVLGVLLACAFGIINGLWLEHSDQLDD; translated from the coding sequence ATGTGGTATTTATGTTGGGTACTGGGCGTGTTATTAGCCTGCGCGTTTGGAATTATTAATGGGTTATGGTTAGAGCACTCAGATCAGCTAGATGACTAG
- a CDS encoding ABC-F family ATPase, whose protein sequence is MISTANITQQFGAKPLFENISVKFGEGNRYGLIGANGCGKSTFMKILSGELEPTGGNVSYDPNERVAKLNQDQFAYEEFTVIDTVIMGHKELWEIKQERDRIYSLPEMSEEDGMKVADLEVQFAEMDGYMAEAKAGELLLAVGIEESLHFGLMSEVAPGWKLRVLLSQVLFADPHIMLLDEPTNNLDMDTIKWLEDTLNQRNCTMIIISHDRHFLNSVCTHMADLDYGELRLFPGNYDEYMTAATQARDRLLSDNAKKKAQIAELQSFVSRFSANASKAKQATSRAKQIDKIQLDDIKASSRQNPFIRFEQSKELFRNALVVENLSQGFEADLYNKFDAIFEVGERVAIIGENGVGKTTLLNTLAGALEARTGEYKWSENSNIGYYAQDHAHDFEEDLNLFDWMSQWRQEGEDEQVVRSFLGRMLFGQDDIKKSVKVISGGEQGRMLLGKIMMHKPNILLMDEPTNHMDMESIEALNLALENYKGTLFFVSHDRIFVDSLATRILEIKDGKINDFRGTYAELLKSRG, encoded by the coding sequence TTGATCTCCACAGCAAATATCACCCAACAATTCGGCGCTAAGCCACTTTTCGAAAATATTTCAGTTAAGTTCGGCGAAGGCAACCGCTACGGTTTAATCGGCGCGAATGGCTGTGGTAAATCGACGTTCATGAAGATTCTATCTGGTGAACTTGAGCCGACTGGCGGTAACGTAAGCTACGATCCAAATGAGCGCGTTGCTAAGCTAAACCAAGACCAATTTGCTTACGAAGAATTCACGGTAATCGACACGGTTATCATGGGTCACAAAGAGCTTTGGGAAATCAAACAAGAACGTGACCGTATTTACTCGCTTCCAGAAATGAGCGAAGAAGACGGCATGAAAGTAGCCGACCTTGAAGTTCAGTTCGCTGAAATGGATGGTTACATGGCAGAAGCTAAAGCAGGTGAGCTGCTTCTTGCTGTAGGTATTGAAGAATCACTGCACTTCGGGCTAATGAGCGAAGTAGCACCGGGTTGGAAACTTCGTGTTCTATTGTCTCAAGTACTGTTTGCAGACCCGCATATCATGCTTCTAGACGAACCAACGAACAACCTGGATATGGACACCATCAAGTGGCTGGAAGATACGCTAAACCAACGTAACTGCACAATGATCATCATTTCGCATGACCGTCACTTCCTAAACTCAGTTTGTACACACATGGCTGACCTTGATTACGGTGAACTTCGTCTTTTCCCAGGTAACTACGATGAGTACATGACAGCAGCGACACAAGCTCGTGATCGTCTACTGTCTGATAACGCTAAGAAGAAAGCTCAAATTGCTGAACTTCAATCGTTCGTTTCTCGTTTCTCAGCTAACGCATCTAAAGCGAAGCAAGCAACGTCTCGTGCTAAACAGATCGACAAAATTCAACTAGACGATATTAAAGCGTCTAGCCGTCAAAACCCATTCATCCGTTTCGAACAGTCGAAAGAGCTATTCCGTAACGCACTTGTGGTTGAAAACCTATCTCAAGGTTTTGAAGCTGACCTATACAACAAGTTCGATGCGATCTTCGAAGTTGGTGAGCGTGTAGCTATCATCGGTGAGAATGGTGTAGGTAAAACAACACTACTTAATACGCTAGCGGGTGCTCTTGAAGCTCGCACTGGTGAGTACAAGTGGTCTGAAAACTCAAACATCGGTTACTACGCTCAAGATCACGCGCATGATTTCGAAGAAGACCTAAATCTGTTTGATTGGATGAGCCAATGGCGCCAAGAAGGCGAAGACGAGCAAGTTGTTCGTAGCTTCCTAGGTCGTATGTTGTTTGGTCAAGACGACATTAAGAAATCGGTAAAGGTTATTTCTGGTGGTGAACAAGGTCGTATGCTTCTTGGCAAGATCATGATGCACAAGCCAAACATCCTTCTAATGGATGAACCAACTAACCACATGGATATGGAATCTATCGAAGCGCTTAACTTGGCTCTTGAGAACTACAAAGGCACATTGTTCTTCGTATCTCACGACAGAATCTTCGTAGACTCGCTAGCAACTCGTATCCTTGAGATCAAAGACGGTAAGATCAACGATTTCCGCGGTACTTACGCTGAACTGTTGAAATCTCGCGGTTAA
- a CDS encoding ATP-binding protein: MRSLSRFLLLTLAMLSWPSHANLEYDLQSQPQVSDLAQDLNKRINALPDPLFMDESDKRKVNVLLADVLRVQNEQIRTFDQQLLDYRANNDSDLWFAVESSYVTLNSLNVSKQHLLEQTSTSNKDRLTGFGPYGVTQFKQEWELTKLNVEYLVYFQIRSFKALIKDIFISPVPVIGASLKVLFIYFGLAWWLANSTRLIEAFRVNLLEAKQNPPFLIRVIWYISRADRAIAWLIAITLSLRVLSSIPSLQHLIFLEIFTWWILGGSIAISFILEFAYRLGRTSNQEVIALRLSTIRRYVWSFIVAGVILQISSITLGKGTIYSWIYSALFFWFVLVTISVLRLWRAKVFNTLQHISDRPVWVNWAVNRKDTFLLNIIATALGIAWLSVYNFQHRIMALLSSYTLFSQALAYLFRIEVAKQSDLDKNQQNLVRIKGNQAFEYVLPGSIDSTLIDYAGDEVKQLSRYLMSDSPAICIVSGERGVGSTTLLYTLLHKVSNAEPIYVSCPYAGYREFLAHLAVSIGLDEEATEIQILAHLRKSETTYLIAIDNAQRLVKPMVGGLSDLIRLTNLLRRSKKNHRVVMSIAKSSWRFVDRARGERLLFDLVCFLPRWTEKQVGELLTSRINTELEKPLSFDGLVVPKQWDQDDMTEEERARKGFYRILWHYSDGNPTVALRFFRLSLNRNKETDQAVVRLFHVPEAQELENMPKPMLAVLRSIVQLEIASPEVLSECTQLSIAEITGILRYFESRGYIGWNEDKAKISDHWFRHITNVLDRQHLLVK; this comes from the coding sequence ATGCGTTCACTATCGCGCTTCTTATTGCTCACACTGGCCATGTTGTCTTGGCCTAGTCATGCCAACTTGGAATATGACTTACAATCACAACCTCAGGTATCGGATTTAGCTCAAGACCTGAATAAACGCATTAACGCACTCCCCGACCCGTTGTTTATGGATGAGTCGGACAAACGCAAAGTTAACGTGCTGTTGGCCGACGTGCTCCGAGTTCAAAACGAACAAATCAGGACATTTGATCAACAACTATTGGATTACCGAGCGAACAACGATTCGGATCTGTGGTTTGCGGTTGAATCAAGCTATGTGACGTTAAATAGTTTGAATGTCAGTAAACAGCATCTACTCGAACAAACCTCGACCTCAAACAAAGATCGCCTAACGGGTTTTGGTCCTTATGGGGTGACTCAGTTTAAGCAAGAGTGGGAATTAACGAAGCTGAATGTAGAATATCTCGTTTATTTCCAGATACGCAGTTTCAAAGCGCTGATCAAAGACATCTTTATTTCGCCAGTGCCGGTCATTGGAGCATCATTAAAAGTCTTGTTCATTTACTTTGGATTAGCATGGTGGCTTGCCAATAGCACTCGTTTGATCGAAGCGTTTCGAGTCAACTTACTTGAAGCGAAACAAAATCCGCCTTTCCTGATTCGCGTGATTTGGTATATCAGCCGAGCCGATCGAGCGATCGCTTGGTTGATTGCTATTACGTTATCGTTGAGAGTGTTATCCAGCATCCCTAGCCTGCAGCATCTGATTTTCCTCGAGATCTTTACCTGGTGGATTCTTGGTGGCTCGATTGCGATTAGCTTTATCCTTGAATTTGCTTATCGTTTAGGTCGCACATCAAATCAAGAAGTGATTGCTCTGCGTTTATCGACTATTCGTCGTTACGTATGGAGCTTCATTGTTGCGGGTGTGATTCTTCAAATATCGAGCATTACACTGGGCAAAGGTACTATTTACAGCTGGATTTACAGTGCCCTGTTTTTCTGGTTTGTATTGGTTACGATTTCAGTGCTCAGATTATGGCGAGCGAAAGTATTCAATACATTGCAACACATCTCAGATCGACCGGTGTGGGTCAACTGGGCGGTAAATCGTAAAGATACGTTCCTGCTTAATATTATCGCAACAGCGCTTGGTATCGCATGGTTGAGTGTCTACAACTTCCAACATCGAATCATGGCACTGCTTTCTAGTTACACACTGTTTAGCCAAGCCCTAGCTTATCTATTTAGAATTGAAGTGGCTAAGCAGTCCGACTTGGACAAGAATCAACAAAACTTAGTGAGAATCAAAGGTAATCAAGCTTTTGAATACGTCCTACCAGGTTCAATAGACAGCACTCTCATAGATTATGCAGGCGACGAGGTGAAACAACTCTCTCGTTACTTGATGTCAGACAGCCCTGCGATTTGTATCGTGTCTGGCGAGCGTGGTGTTGGTTCAACGACTCTGCTTTATACCTTGCTGCATAAAGTGTCGAATGCAGAGCCGATTTACGTGAGCTGCCCTTATGCTGGATATAGAGAATTCTTGGCTCATCTAGCCGTTAGCATTGGTTTAGATGAAGAAGCCACTGAAATTCAGATCTTGGCGCACTTACGCAAGAGTGAAACCACCTATCTTATTGCGATCGATAATGCCCAACGCTTAGTCAAACCTATGGTTGGCGGCTTATCTGATCTTATCCGCTTAACTAACTTGTTACGTCGTTCTAAAAAGAATCACCGAGTCGTGATGTCGATTGCCAAGTCTAGTTGGCGCTTTGTTGATAGAGCTCGTGGTGAACGTTTGTTGTTCGATTTGGTTTGCTTCCTTCCACGTTGGACCGAAAAACAAGTCGGTGAACTTCTGACAAGTCGCATCAACACAGAATTAGAAAAGCCGTTGTCGTTTGATGGTTTGGTGGTTCCTAAACAGTGGGACCAAGATGACATGACAGAAGAAGAACGTGCCCGTAAGGGGTTCTATCGAATCCTATGGCACTACTCAGATGGCAATCCGACCGTTGCCCTGCGTTTCTTCCGTTTATCTCTGAATCGAAATAAAGAGACAGATCAAGCTGTGGTGCGTTTGTTTCATGTACCAGAAGCTCAAGAATTAGAGAACATGCCTAAACCCATGCTGGCTGTGCTGCGTTCTATTGTGCAGTTGGAAATCGCTTCCCCTGAAGTGCTGTCTGAATGTACTCAGTTGAGCATTGCTGAGATTACCGGAATTCTCCGCTACTTCGAAAGCCGCGGTTACATTGGCTGGAACGAAGATAAGGCTAAGATCTCCGATCACTGGTTCCGTCACATTACTAACGTTCTCGACCGTCAACATTTATTGGTGAAGTAA